From the Niveibacterium microcysteis genome, the window GCTTGCGGCGTCCATCGCATCCGGATTGGCCGGGCTGTGCGCAGCCGGCGCCGATTGCGAAGCGCCCGCCGCGTCCATCACGCCAGCGATGCCGGCTATCGGTGCGGCGATCACTTCGGTGGTCAGCAGGGCGATGGCGGCGAGCAGGGCGCGTGTGTACATGCAGATCCTAGTAAAGGCGTTTGCGGCGCATTGTGGGCAAGCCGCCAGCGCTTGTCATGACTTAGTGCAGACAAGTGCCGGCCAAGCGGCTAACCTCACCGCGTTCACGTCCGGAGATTCTGCATGCGCCCGATCGCACGCTTCCTGCTCGGCCTGGTGGCCGTTCTCGTCAGCCTCTGGGCTGTCGCGGCCTTGTGGATTGACGGTCCCGCGTCGCGCCCGGTGGCGGCCGGTCTGTGTGGGCTTTACGCTGGCGCGGTGATCGCGCTGCTGGTTCGGGTCCGCCCGTTCCGCCGTGGTGCCCTGGCCGCGATCGTTGCGTTTGCGGTGGTGCTGATGTGGTGGCTGGCGATTCCGGCGAGCAACCAGCGCGACTGGCTGCCGGATGTGGCGAACCCTCCGACGGCGACGATCGACGGCAATATCCTGACCGTGCATAACGTGCGCAATTTCGCCTATCGCAGCAGCGACACCGACTTTGAGCCGCACTGGGAAACCCGCCGCTACGACCTGACGAAGCTGCGAGGGCTGGATCTGGCGATCAGCTTCTGGGGCCCGACGCAGTACGGCCACACGATCATGGTGTGGGAGTTTGACGACGCGCCGCCGCTTGCCGTATCGATCGAGACGCGCAAGGAGAAGGGCGAGGAATACTCCGCCTTGCTCGGCTTCTTCCGCCAGTTCGAGCTGTACTACGTGGTCGCCGACGAGCGCGATGTGCTCGGCGTGCGGACCAATCACCGCAACGAGCAGATCCGGCTCTACAAGCTCGGCACCTCGCCAGCGGCCGCGCGCGCGTTGCTCGAAGGCTACGTGGAGGAGTTCAACGAGCTCGCCAGCCACCCCGCCTGGTACAACGCGCTCACCGGCAATTGCACGACGATGATCTTCAAGAACGTGAAGCATGTGTTCGGCATCAGCAAGCTGACCGACTGGCGCATTCTCGCGAATGGCCACCTCGACGAGCTTGCGTACGAGGAGAAGGTCATCAACACCAGCATGCCGCTGGCCGAACTACGTCTGCGCAGCGATATCACCGCACGGGCCCGCGAGGTCGGTTCGTCGCCTGATTTCTCGCAGCGTATCCGCGCGGGCTTGCCCGAGCGGCCGGCGCCCTAGCAGGCCGGCCAGGTCTTGATCTGCAGCGATGTGCTGTCACGCATCGCTGCGCACAATCCGCTATTCCTTTCGAGCCGGAGTTCCGCATGAGTGTCACCCCTTCCGCCCCGCGCTACCTCGATGAGATCGCGGCGGGCGAGACTGCCAGCATCAGCAAGACCTTCACCGACGCCGACGTGCGCGCCTTCGCAGACGTCTCCACCGATACCAACCCGGTGCACCTCGACGCGGATTACGCCGCCTCAACGCAGTTCGGCGCCCGAATCGTGCACGGCATGCTGACGGCGAGCCTGATCTCCGCGCTGCTCGGCAATCACCTGCCTGGCCCAGGCACCGTGTATCTCGGCCAGTCGCTGCGCTTCCGCCGGCCGGTGAAGCTCGGCGATACCGTCACCGCGAGCGTCACGGTGAAATCGGTGGACCGCGAAAAGAACCGCATCGAGCTCGATTGCGTCTGCAGCGTGGGCGGCAAACCGGTGCTGCAAGGTGATGCGCTGGTGATGGCGCCAGTTCGGCCGGCCTGAGTCCCGCCTGGCGTTGCCATCGTGGCGGCCTGGGCCGCCGCGTCGGTGCAGCGGGATCGGATTGGGCGCTGCAACGCTGGCGAACCGCCAGCGAGCGCCCGAAGGTCAGTCCGGGATGCTGCGTTCCGCCAGCGTGCAGCGGTTGCGCCCGGCGCGCTTGGAGGCGTAGAGCGCATCGTCGGCCGCGACCATCAGCTCCATCATCGTCGGGTAGGCCGGGAAGTGTGCGATGCCGGCGCTGAAGCTTGCCGCGAACAGGCCCTGATCGGTCTGGTGGAAGATTCCGCTGAAGCCGCGCCGCAGGGCTTCGACACGTTCCAGTGCGTCTTCGGGCGTGCTGTCGAACAGCACCACGACGAACTCTTCACCGCCGTATCGGCCAACCACGTCCGAGCGCCGCATGCGCAAGCGCAGGTAGCGCGCGAGTGACTTGATCACCTTGTCGCCGGTGGTGTGTCCGTAGGTGTCATTCACCTGCTTGAAGTGGTCGATGTCGAGGATCGCGTAGCTCACCGGCACGCCCTGACGGTCAGCCAGCAGCAGCGTTTGCTGCAGCAGCGTCTTGGTCTTCACATGGTTGTAGAGACCGGTCAGGCTGTCTTCCACCATCAGGCGGCGCAGCCCGCGATAGCGTTCGGCCTTGCTCACCACCGCGTTCACCAGTTGCGCGGCCGAGATCGGCTTGGTCAGGAAGTCGTCGCCGCCCTGGCGCATTGCCTCTTGCTGGATCGATTCGCTGGTCTCGCTGGTCAGGAAGGCGATCGGGATCGACTCGAAGGCCTTGTTCTGGCGAATGATGCGCGCCACTTCAAGGCCGGTGCAGCCGTCCATGTGGAAGTCCAGCAGCAGCACATCCGGCGCGAAATCCATCAGCGTTTCGAGGATGCGCGAGGGTTCG encodes:
- a CDS encoding DUF4105 domain-containing protein produces the protein MRPIARFLLGLVAVLVSLWAVAALWIDGPASRPVAAGLCGLYAGAVIALLVRVRPFRRGALAAIVAFAVVLMWWLAIPASNQRDWLPDVANPPTATIDGNILTVHNVRNFAYRSSDTDFEPHWETRRYDLTKLRGLDLAISFWGPTQYGHTIMVWEFDDAPPLAVSIETRKEKGEEYSALLGFFRQFELYYVVADERDVLGVRTNHRNEQIRLYKLGTSPAAARALLEGYVEEFNELASHPAWYNALTGNCTTMIFKNVKHVFGISKLTDWRILANGHLDELAYEEKVINTSMPLAELRLRSDITARAREVGSSPDFSQRIRAGLPERPAP
- a CDS encoding MaoC family dehydratase, whose protein sequence is MSVTPSAPRYLDEIAAGETASISKTFTDADVRAFADVSTDTNPVHLDADYAASTQFGARIVHGMLTASLISALLGNHLPGPGTVYLGQSLRFRRPVKLGDTVTASVTVKSVDREKNRIELDCVCSVGGKPVLQGDALVMAPVRPA
- a CDS encoding GGDEF domain-containing protein, with protein sequence MINRVELHSAWNALVQAWRPVWQASHDMARWQAFATHCERLAQLAHAGELAAVETAMAPLVDFLATLRTPGDAEKARVDQLLPGVFAAVRSALAERARQPERVPGDDSLPLVVMLARDGQAYTDLAQQMEHYGYSFKVFSQYRHGVRYAAMNRAVAVIAELSGELDAETTAVITEMNRCNLKWFALSPEGSFNIRLQAVRHDAQGFFVAPMSVSALVDAVDPLAFEYKDEPYRVLTLDDSPTVLATVERILGQFPNIHVRGLREPSRILETLMDFAPDVLLLDFHMDGCTGLEVARIIRQNKAFESIPIAFLTSETSESIQQEAMRQGGDDFLTKPISAAQLVNAVVSKAERYRGLRRLMVEDSLTGLYNHVKTKTLLQQTLLLADRQGVPVSYAILDIDHFKQVNDTYGHTTGDKVIKSLARYLRLRMRRSDVVGRYGGEEFVVVLFDSTPEDALERVEALRRGFSGIFHQTDQGLFAASFSAGIAHFPAYPTMMELMVAADDALYASKRAGRNRCTLAERSIPD